A single genomic interval of Caldalkalibacillus uzonensis harbors:
- a CDS encoding YheC/YheD family endospore coat-associated protein encodes MSKRSVEVQLKEHAAKDPHLITIPKVLVDLIEGQRDEQMHVYKIQEIIVQQNHELKKGNNDFQEKKGLHDRNHSLDGKQSPEKNDSSQKDKTIHLKVGLFDEEVNYAINETDHVMELSPALMKKLCLMNGTICHAKYEDKSIRLGPVTGIFVSQSYTDKLFYKQKAKRRTMELMGANRDAHNILYFFSMSDVDFSNKKVIGTYYDDHEKRWKRREFPFPDVLYDRGSGRPNSRLPKQAFRMKLETETPIKKINAQHYFDKWDLYYKLSQYPEMRPYLPFTILYQNPQDLQAFRGTNKVYVKKCVSSNGRRIMRVERKSPSRFDYSYYTTKLVVGTKRNIRDVAHLIEHKFGREQVIVQRAIDLPTIDGSNIDMRATVQRDGEGKLDVTAVAVRVGGKGCPVTSTRTGAKCYRFEDFYKTYYGYSNRQVKKLRKRVDDFLKKVYHYTEKAYGAFGEIGIDFAFDKQGNIWFIECNAKPAKSALHRSYDRETIRKAFVYPLEYAKYITGF; translated from the coding sequence GTGAGTAAGCGGTCTGTTGAGGTTCAACTAAAAGAGCATGCTGCCAAAGACCCTCACCTCATAACGATTCCAAAAGTGCTTGTTGACCTGATAGAAGGTCAACGTGATGAACAAATGCACGTTTACAAAATTCAAGAAATAATCGTGCAACAGAATCATGAATTAAAAAAAGGAAATAACGATTTCCAAGAAAAAAAGGGATTACATGATCGAAACCATTCGCTAGATGGAAAACAATCACCTGAAAAAAATGATTCATCACAAAAAGATAAAACCATTCATCTCAAAGTTGGGTTATTTGATGAAGAAGTCAACTATGCCATCAATGAAACGGATCATGTTATGGAGTTATCGCCAGCGTTAATGAAAAAGTTATGTCTTATGAATGGAACTATTTGCCATGCCAAATATGAAGACAAAAGTATTCGATTAGGCCCAGTAACCGGTATTTTTGTCAGTCAGAGTTATACTGACAAATTGTTTTATAAGCAAAAAGCAAAGAGACGGACGATGGAGTTAATGGGGGCTAATAGAGATGCCCATAATATTCTTTATTTCTTTTCAATGAGTGACGTGGATTTTTCAAATAAGAAAGTCATAGGCACCTATTATGATGATCATGAAAAGCGTTGGAAAAGAAGAGAATTCCCATTTCCAGATGTGCTTTATGATCGTGGCAGCGGCCGTCCTAATAGCCGATTACCTAAACAAGCTTTTCGTATGAAGCTTGAAACCGAAACCCCCATAAAAAAAATCAATGCCCAGCACTACTTTGATAAATGGGATCTGTATTATAAACTGAGTCAATATCCAGAGATGCGCCCTTATCTCCCGTTCACGATACTGTATCAGAATCCACAGGATTTACAAGCATTTCGTGGCACTAACAAAGTGTATGTCAAGAAATGTGTCAGCAGTAATGGCCGGAGAATCATGCGTGTCGAGAGGAAGTCACCTTCGCGTTTCGACTACAGTTACTATACAACCAAACTTGTTGTTGGAACAAAAAGAAATATCAGAGATGTGGCCCACTTAATTGAACATAAATTTGGCCGGGAACAGGTGATCGTTCAACGAGCGATAGATTTACCTACAATCGATGGAAGCAATATCGATATGCGGGCAACAGTTCAACGGGATGGTGAGGGTAAACTTGATGTGACTGCCGTTGCTGTCAGAGTTGGAGGGAAAGGTTGCCCTGTCACAAGTACACGAACAGGTGCTAAATGTTATCGGTTCGAGGATTTCTATAAGACATATTATGGGTATTCAAATCGACAAGTTAAAAAATTGAGGAAACGTGTTGATGATTTCTTGAAAAAAGTATATCACTATACCGAGAAAGCATATGGTGCCTTTGGAGAAATCGGAATTGATTTTGCCTTCGATAAGCAGGGTAATATATGGTTTATTGAGTGTAACGCCAAGCCTGCTAAAAGTGCTTTACACCGCTCATATGATCGGGAAACCATTAGGAAAGCATTTGTTTATCCGTTAGAGTATGCAAAATATATTACAGGATTTTAG